The Pogona vitticeps strain Pit_001003342236 chromosome 6, PviZW2.1, whole genome shotgun sequence genome contains a region encoding:
- the LOC140701401 gene encoding uncharacterized protein LOC140701401 yields the protein MATVLSGQCSHQDLPHRTGQERSRSPPRRCLLCIPEPVNLTLNVRNEHLPCKEHLWVGRRPYPDYPTCHPPRYYQPCDCENRYRLRAASAPAAYAPIVRCRDVADGASEPMLYPGSQERRNDMAVGTELYPRTQVGETRYRLVGASHDAEYTGGLRPRSHRPTKVYIYPVLPQTPPGSRSASPERLHRRRGATSGSEEDQQEEFETQEPCRKAREPEQQARGTPPRFHTVATSVLQRAAQTKASGPKQQHPWSEAPADSDWIYQALK from the exons ATGGCCACAG tcTTGTCGGGGCAATGTTCCCATCAGGACCTCCCTCACCGGACGGGCCAAGAAAGGAGCCGTTCTCCACCCCGCCGCTGCCTCCTGTGCATTCCCGAACCCGTCAATCTGACTCTGAATGTCCGGAACGAGCATCTTCCATGCAAGGAGCATCTTTGGGTGGGGAGGCGCCCCTACCCCGACTACCCGACATGCCACCCACCCCGCTATTACCAACCTTGTGACTGCGAGAACCGGTACCGTCTGCGCGCCGCCTCGGCCCCTGCCGCTTATGCCCCCATCGTTCGCTGCCGGGATGTGGCCGACGGCGCCTCCGAGCCCATGTTATATCCGGGCAGCCAGGAACGCCGGAATGACATGGCCGTGGGCACAGAACTCTACCCCCGGACGCAGGTGGGGGAGACCCGCTACCGCCTGGTAGGGGCCAGCCACGATGCTGAATATACAGGAGGACTCCGGCCACGCTCCCATCGGCCGACCAAAGTGTACATCTACCCGGTGCTCCCCCAGACGCCCCCCGGGAGCCGATCGGCCAGCCCGGAGAGGCTCCACCGGCGCCGGGGAGCCACAAGTGGCAGCGAGGAAGATCAGCAGGAGGAGTTTGAGACCCAAGAGCCGTGCCGCAAGGCCCGGGAGCCGGAGCAGCAGGCCAGAGGGACCCCGCCGCGCTTCCACACTGTTGCCACCAGCGTCCTCCAAAGGGCCGCCCAAACCAAGGCTTCGGGCCCCAAGCAGCAGCATCCTTGGTCCGAGGCACCGGCCGACTCGGATTGGATCTATCAGGCCCTAAAATAG
- the TMEM102 gene encoding transmembrane protein 102 — MDSPPLGDPQPPKPAPAKPLTDLDFRSGARIEELNQLIQEYEARSAGIRNAPAEEWHRAKNLVFSLLGQVQKSDGRLPPVNRYLLLSGGVQQGTVQVDPGSLQPLSPGSDYDTDFTLLVPVLDAAGVPVTLDMKRSPPGHAQVSLHPFGAPALSRWSDCCCPGDEAYLSAERVSDWFFASFASCAKDVRVKRRGGVTSAVLAVGPYRILYDLVPVVALKGWPAVARPWLTQAHFWDGKLTEEEAAGGFYLSPSASGPHWRLAFSASELHLRKILPLPLVLASQAAMAVLGCEGLRGLGPYHLFSLSLWSCERLPARYLGREENAAHALLGLLDDLLASLVHGDLPSYFLPQWNLLEGLSRRAMETLAQGVARARADPSRYLRRAVERAKEGRRSAKAFRDQRPASDTSGFL, encoded by the exons ATGGATTCTCCCCCACTTGGGGACCCCCAGCCGCCGAAACCAGCTCCGGCCAAGCCGCTCACGGACCTGGATTTCCGCTCTGGGGCACGGATCGAGGAGCTGAACCAACTGATCCAGGAGTACGAGGCCCGGAGCGCAGGCATCCGGAACGCCCCGGCGGAAGAATGGCACCGGGCGAAAAATCTGGTTTTCTCCTTGCTGG gTCAGGTTCAGAAATCCGACGGGAGGCTCCCGCCGGTCAACCGATACCTCCTCCTGTCCGGTGGGGTCCAGCAAGGCACCGTCCAGGTGGATCCGGGCAGCCTGCAGCCCCTTTCTCCCGGCAGCGACTATGACACAGACTTCACCCTCCTGGTGCCTGTTCTGGATGCGGCCGGGGTCCCCGTCACCTTGGACATGAAGCGGAGCCCCCCCGGGCACGCCCAGGTCAGCCTCCACCCCTTCGGCGCCCCGGCCCTCTCCCGCTGGTCGGACTGCTGTTGCCCGGGGGACGAGGCCTACCTCTCCGCCGAGCGGGTGTCCGACTGGTTTTTCGCCTCCTTCGCCTCCTGTGCCAAAGACGTGAGGGTCAAGCGGCGGGGCGGCGTCACCTCGGCGGTCCTCGCGGTCGGGCCCTACCGGATCCTCTACGACCTCGTCCCGGTGGTGGCCTTGAAAGGCTGGCCGGCGGTGGCTCGGCCGTGGCTGACCCAGGCTCACTTCTGGGACGGCAAGCTgacggaggaggaggcggccggAGGCTTCTACCTCTCCCCTTCCGCCTCTGGGCCTCACTGGCGCCTGGCGTTTTCGGCGAGCGAGCTTCACCTGAGGAAGATCCTCCCGCTGCCCCTGGTCCTCGCTTCCCAAGCCGCCATGGCCGTCCTCGGCTGCGAGGGTCTGCGGGGCTTGGGGCCGTACCACCTCTTCTCCTTGTCCCTTTGGTCCTGCGAGCGGCTGCCCGCCAGGTACCTCGGCCGGGAGGAGAACGCCGCCCACGCCCTGCTCGGCCTTCTGGACGACCTCTTGGCCAGCTTGGTCCACGGGGACCTTCCTAGCTACTTCCTCCCCCAGTGGAACCTGCTGGAAGGCCTCTCCCGGCGCGCCATGGAGACCCTGGCTCAGGGGGTGGCCCGGGCGAGGGCCGACCCTTCCCGCTACCTCCGCCGAGCGGTCGAACGCGCCAAGGAAGGCAGGCGGTCCGCCAAGGCCTTTAGGGACCAGCGTCCAGCTTCTGACACTTCGGGATTCCTTTGA